The Neomonachus schauinslandi chromosome 4, ASM220157v2, whole genome shotgun sequence genome includes a region encoding these proteins:
- the NDUFB9 gene encoding NADH dehydrogenase [ubiquinone] 1 beta subcomplex subunit 9 isoform X1 yields MAFCGPGPYLTHQQKVLRLYKRALRHLESYCVHRDKYRYFACLMRARFEEHKNEKDMVKATQLLRAAEEEFWHNQHPQPYIFPESPGGTSYERYECYKVPEWCLDDWHPSEKAMYPDYFAKREQWKKLRMESWEREVKQLQEETPVGGPSTEALPPARKEGDLPPLWWHIVTRPRERPM; encoded by the exons ATGGCGTTCTGCGGGCCGGGTCCCTACCTGACTCACCAGCAGAAGGTGTTGCGGCTTTATAAGCGGGCGCTGCGCCACCTGGAGTCGTATTGCGTCcacag GGACAAATACCGGTACTTCGCTTGTTTGATGAGAGCCCGGTTTGAAGAACATAAGAATGAGAAGGACATGGTGAAGGCCACCCAACTGCTGAGGGCGGCGGAGGAAGAATTCTGGCACAATCAGCATCCTCAGCCATACATCTTCCCTGAGTCTCCAGGAGGGACCTCCTATGAGAGATACGAGTGTTACAAG GTGCCCGAGTGGTGCTTAGATGACTGGCATCCCTCCGAGAAGGCGATGTATCCTGATTACTTTGCCAAGAGAGAGCAGTGGAAGAAGCTGCGGATGGAAAGCTGGGAGCGGGAG GTTAAGCAGCTGCAGGAGGAAACCCCAGTTGGTGGTCCCAGCACTGAAGCTTTGCCCCCGGCCCGGAAAGAAGGTGATCTGCCCCCGCTGTGGTGGCACATTGTGACCAGGCCCCGGGAGCGGCCCatgtag
- the NDUFB9 gene encoding NADH dehydrogenase [ubiquinone] 1 beta subcomplex subunit 9 isoform X2, with product MAFCGPGPYLTHQQKVLRLYKRALRHLESYCVHRARFEEHKNEKDMVKATQLLRAAEEEFWHNQHPQPYIFPESPGGTSYERYECYKVPEWCLDDWHPSEKAMYPDYFAKREQWKKLRMESWEREVKQLQEETPVGGPSTEALPPARKEGDLPPLWWHIVTRPRERPM from the exons ATGGCGTTCTGCGGGCCGGGTCCCTACCTGACTCACCAGCAGAAGGTGTTGCGGCTTTATAAGCGGGCGCTGCGCCACCTGGAGTCGTATTGCGTCcacag AGCCCGGTTTGAAGAACATAAGAATGAGAAGGACATGGTGAAGGCCACCCAACTGCTGAGGGCGGCGGAGGAAGAATTCTGGCACAATCAGCATCCTCAGCCATACATCTTCCCTGAGTCTCCAGGAGGGACCTCCTATGAGAGATACGAGTGTTACAAG GTGCCCGAGTGGTGCTTAGATGACTGGCATCCCTCCGAGAAGGCGATGTATCCTGATTACTTTGCCAAGAGAGAGCAGTGGAAGAAGCTGCGGATGGAAAGCTGGGAGCGGGAG GTTAAGCAGCTGCAGGAGGAAACCCCAGTTGGTGGTCCCAGCACTGAAGCTTTGCCCCCGGCCCGGAAAGAAGGTGATCTGCCCCCGCTGTGGTGGCACATTGTGACCAGGCCCCGGGAGCGGCCCatgtag